One Thauera sp. K11 DNA window includes the following coding sequences:
- the paaG gene encoding 2-(1,2-epoxy-1,2-dihydrophenyl)acetyl-CoA isomerase PaaG, whose protein sequence is MEYRNILFSVDAGIARLTLNRPDKLNSFTGEMHAELRDALDAVQADKSVRVLVLTGAGRAFCAGQDLADPDMATQPGGRMPDIGNIVEKNYKPLVLRLQNLRVPTIAAVNGIAAGAGASVALACDLVLAARSASFLQAFSKIGLVPDTGGTWFLPQRVGMARALGLAMLADKLPADKAADWGLIWAAYDDAEFAARVDATAAQLAAMPTKALVRTRQAMHAAPGHTLEQQLSFEGGFMRELGWSPDYAEGVAAFMEKRAPKFTGE, encoded by the coding sequence ATGGAATACAGGAACATCCTCTTTTCGGTGGATGCGGGCATCGCCCGGCTGACGCTGAACCGCCCGGACAAGCTCAACAGCTTCACCGGCGAGATGCACGCCGAACTGCGCGACGCGCTCGATGCCGTCCAGGCCGACAAGTCGGTGCGCGTGCTGGTGCTGACCGGCGCCGGCCGCGCCTTCTGCGCCGGCCAGGACCTGGCCGACCCCGACATGGCGACGCAGCCCGGCGGCCGCATGCCGGACATCGGCAACATCGTCGAGAAGAACTACAAGCCGCTGGTGCTGCGCCTGCAGAACCTGCGCGTGCCCACCATCGCGGCGGTCAACGGCATCGCCGCCGGCGCCGGCGCCAGCGTGGCGCTGGCCTGCGACCTGGTGCTGGCCGCCCGCTCCGCCTCCTTCCTGCAGGCTTTCAGCAAGATCGGCCTGGTTCCGGACACCGGCGGCACCTGGTTCCTGCCGCAGCGCGTCGGCATGGCCCGCGCGCTGGGGCTGGCCATGCTGGCCGACAAGCTGCCCGCCGACAAGGCCGCCGACTGGGGCCTGATCTGGGCCGCCTACGACGACGCCGAGTTCGCTGCCAGGGTGGATGCGACGGCCGCGCAGCTCGCCGCCATGCCGACCAAGGCGCTGGTGCGCACCCGCCAGGCCATGCATGCCGCGCCGGGCCACACCCTGGAGCAACAGCTTTCCTTCGAAGGCGGCTTCATGCGCGAGCTGGGCTGGAGCCCGGACTACGCCGAGGGCGTCGCCGCCTTCATGGAAAAGCGCGCGCCGAAGTTCACCGGGGAATGA
- the paaN gene encoding phenylacetic acid degradation protein PaaN — protein MTHPLFEKHRATLESALNAISTRGYWSPFPEMPSPRLYGETAPEEGKRAFEAHLGKHFELGQPGQTGWHGGEASPYGVALDVGYPVCEPDALIAAGLEAMKGWQAMGTDGRTGICLEILERLNRQSFEIAHAVMMTTGQGWMMAFQAGGPHAQDRGLEAVAYAWREQGFVPAEAAWEKPQGKNPPLAMKKHFQIVGRGIGLVIGCGTFPTWNTYPGLFAALSTGNAVIVKPHSNAILPAAITVRTIRAVLAENGIDPDLVSLCVAAKRATTQALATHPAVKSIDFTGGNVFGQWLIDNCRQAQVYAELAGVNNIVIDSTDAYKAMLGNLAFTLSLYSGQMCTTSQAIFVPAGGIETDDGHKSYDEFCADLAKAIERFLSKPEVAHAVLGAIQSADTAERIGVADSGALGKVVLASTALENPEFPGAKVRTPVLLACDAADEKAYMEERFGPISFIVKVADTAAAIALSERVVGTHGALTVGVYSTKQDVIDAMTEATWRSKVALSINLTGGVFVNQSAAFSDYHGTGGNPAANASYADSAFVANRFRVVQRRYHV, from the coding sequence ATGACTCATCCCCTGTTCGAAAAACACCGCGCCACCCTCGAGAGCGCCCTTAACGCCATCTCCACGCGCGGATATTGGTCTCCCTTCCCCGAGATGCCGAGCCCCAGGCTGTATGGCGAGACGGCGCCGGAGGAAGGCAAGCGGGCCTTCGAGGCCCATCTCGGCAAGCACTTCGAACTGGGTCAGCCGGGCCAGACCGGCTGGCACGGGGGTGAAGCCTCTCCCTACGGCGTGGCGCTGGACGTCGGCTATCCGGTGTGCGAGCCGGACGCGCTGATCGCCGCCGGCCTCGAGGCCATGAAGGGCTGGCAGGCGATGGGCACCGACGGCCGCACCGGCATCTGCCTGGAGATCCTGGAGCGGCTGAACAGGCAGAGCTTCGAGATCGCGCATGCGGTCATGATGACCACCGGACAGGGCTGGATGATGGCCTTCCAGGCCGGCGGCCCGCACGCGCAGGACCGCGGCCTCGAGGCCGTCGCCTACGCCTGGCGCGAGCAGGGCTTCGTGCCGGCCGAGGCGGCGTGGGAAAAGCCGCAGGGCAAGAACCCGCCGCTGGCCATGAAGAAGCACTTCCAGATCGTCGGCCGCGGCATCGGCCTGGTGATCGGCTGCGGCACCTTCCCGACCTGGAACACCTATCCGGGCCTGTTCGCGGCGCTGTCCACCGGCAACGCGGTGATCGTCAAGCCGCACAGCAACGCCATCCTGCCGGCGGCCATCACCGTGCGCACGATCCGCGCGGTGCTCGCCGAGAACGGCATCGACCCCGACCTGGTGAGCCTGTGCGTGGCCGCCAAGCGCGCCACCACCCAGGCGCTCGCCACCCACCCGGCGGTGAAGTCGATCGACTTCACCGGCGGCAACGTGTTCGGCCAGTGGCTGATCGACAACTGCCGCCAGGCCCAGGTCTATGCCGAGCTGGCCGGCGTCAACAACATCGTCATCGACTCCACCGACGCCTACAAGGCGATGCTGGGCAACCTCGCCTTCACGCTGTCGCTGTATTCCGGCCAGATGTGCACCACCTCGCAGGCCATCTTCGTGCCGGCCGGCGGCATCGAGACCGACGACGGCCACAAGAGCTACGACGAGTTCTGCGCCGATCTGGCCAAGGCCATCGAGCGCTTCCTGTCCAAGCCCGAGGTGGCGCATGCCGTGCTGGGCGCGATCCAGTCCGCCGACACCGCCGAGCGCATCGGCGTGGCCGACAGCGGCGCGCTGGGCAAGGTCGTACTGGCCTCCACCGCCCTCGAGAACCCCGAGTTCCCCGGCGCCAAGGTGCGCACGCCGGTGCTGCTGGCCTGCGACGCGGCCGACGAAAAAGCCTACATGGAAGAGCGCTTCGGCCCCATCAGCTTCATCGTCAAGGTGGCCGACACCGCCGCGGCGATCGCGCTGTCCGAGCGCGTGGTCGGCACCCACGGCGCGCTGACCGTCGGCGTGTATTCGACGAAGCAGGACGTGATCGACGCCATGACCGAGGCCACCTGGCGCAGCAAGGTCGCGCTGTCCATCAACCTCACCGGCGGCGTGTTCGTGAACCAGTCCGCGGCCTTCTCCGACTACCACGGCACCGGCGGCAACCCGGCGGCCAACGCCTCGTATGCGGATTCGGCCTTCGTCGCCAACCGCTTCCGCGTCGTCCAGCGCCGCTACCACGTCTGA